The Vampirovibrio chlorellavorus genome has a segment encoding these proteins:
- a CDS encoding flagellin N-terminal helical domain-containing protein: MPLVVNTNVSSLNAQRYLSNNTTALGKTMEKLASGYRINRAGDDAAGLQVSEKLRAQIRGSQKALDNVQDGINMLNIADGTYQAITDAVQRMRELAVQAANDTYSTAQRSAMQIEFNSLASGITQMAQAAQFNGIHLLDASSPTTLVLQITANQGGDADSLDITSALVDVTASTLGIASATLDNHSAAQSAIALLDSAIDDLNAARGKLGAFTNRLEYTAQNLATNVENTSASESRVRNVDVAMESASLARNQILQQASQAMLAQANQAPQLALQLLRG, encoded by the coding sequence ATGCCTTTAGTCGTGAATACCAACGTTTCATCACTGAACGCCCAGCGCTACCTGAGCAACAACACCACCGCACTCGGTAAAACCATGGAGAAGCTGGCCTCCGGGTATCGCATCAACAGGGCGGGCGATGACGCCGCCGGTCTGCAGGTGTCCGAGAAATTGCGGGCCCAGATTCGGGGTTCTCAAAAAGCACTGGACAACGTTCAGGATGGCATTAACATGCTGAACATCGCCGATGGAACCTATCAGGCCATTACCGATGCCGTGCAGCGGATGCGGGAACTGGCCGTGCAGGCGGCCAACGATACCTACAGCACTGCTCAGCGTTCCGCCATGCAGATTGAGTTCAACTCCCTGGCTTCCGGGATCACCCAGATGGCGCAGGCGGCTCAGTTCAACGGCATTCACCTGCTGGATGCCAGCAGCCCGACGACTCTGGTCTTGCAGATTACGGCCAATCAGGGGGGAGACGCCGATTCCCTTGATATTACGAGCGCTCTGGTGGATGTAACGGCCAGCACGCTGGGGATTGCCTCCGCCACTCTGGATAATCACAGCGCCGCTCAGAGCGCCATTGCCCTGCTGGATTCGGCCATTGATGATTTGAACGCGGCCCGTGGAAAACTGGGGGCCTTTACCAACCGACTGGAGTACACGGCCCAGAACCTGGCCACCAACGTGGAAAATACCTCGGCTTCCGAATCGAGGGTGCGCAACGTGGACGTGGCTATGGAGAGCGCCAGTCTGGCTCGAAACCAGATACTCCAGCAGGCGTCCCAGGCCATGTTGGCCCAGGCCAATCAGGCCCCGCAGCTGGCCCTGCAATTACTGCGAGGCTAG